A portion of the Actomonas aquatica genome contains these proteins:
- a CDS encoding FG-GAP repeat domain-containing protein, translated as MPSLVTSAPQRRATPLAVRLGAAALLVILARPLLAQSSSPVEFATPASIPWAGYDTTVADVDGDGDFDTLGTIIAGNELRLNRQTSPEKWSAQSFGFDRLGLLADVTGDGSPDVIAIGRTTGVEVHANNGNGTFTKTQTLPNTAFTPEIRSQRGAAADVDGDGDLDLMITSYRYNQRYHLLLNDGTGNFTVGWQSYFIPGEQANAVKFADLDNDGDPDFVAVGGNRYANVWINNGDGTFDPGYAINGTTTTWFPGITQGSLDIADLNGDGRLDLIVAEDNYANDPLQPVGIAWYENTGDLNTFTRHLATTGRAREGFIPGETRPYWYVAAGDLDGDGDIDFVASGDNTPSDAFVNDGQGNFTKVWESTAPIDGVSLVPVMRSQYLVDLDDDGQLDYFGYGSYTAIFFGDNLVEPPVRCEDLVEELMAELTDLDAMLTLATDQIAALNQQLAAADADNTDLTAQLAAAQSTLAQVTAELDALNADHTALQANHTDTLAELASANTNLTQLDQRLQSLNDTHAALVATHNTALAEIADLQSALATAQTRISDMEDDAAAVAAAVTSIEEALSYRIAADFVIPGDTADEKLAVLAEALADLNRGQRKALLRDLGYRKAKPRDRETGRRQNHGN; from the coding sequence ATGCCCTCCCTCGTCACCTCGGCGCCCCAGCGACGCGCCACCCCGCTTGCGGTCCGCCTCGGCGCCGCCGCCTTGCTCGTAATCCTCGCCCGCCCCCTCCTCGCCCAGAGTAGCTCCCCGGTGGAGTTTGCTACGCCCGCGTCCATTCCGTGGGCCGGCTACGACACCACCGTGGCCGACGTCGATGGCGACGGCGACTTCGATACCCTCGGCACCATCATCGCTGGCAATGAACTCCGCCTCAACCGCCAGACCAGCCCCGAGAAGTGGAGCGCGCAAAGCTTCGGCTTCGACCGCCTCGGTCTCCTCGCCGATGTCACCGGCGACGGCTCACCTGATGTGATTGCCATTGGCCGCACCACCGGCGTGGAGGTGCATGCCAACAACGGCAACGGCACCTTCACCAAAACCCAGACGCTGCCCAACACCGCGTTCACCCCGGAGATTCGTTCCCAACGCGGCGCCGCGGCCGACGTCGATGGCGACGGTGATCTCGACCTGATGATCACCAGCTATCGCTACAATCAGCGATACCACCTGCTCCTCAACGACGGCACCGGCAACTTCACCGTCGGTTGGCAGTCCTACTTCATTCCGGGTGAGCAGGCCAATGCCGTGAAGTTTGCCGACCTCGACAACGACGGCGACCCCGACTTCGTCGCCGTCGGCGGCAACCGTTACGCCAACGTCTGGATCAACAACGGCGACGGCACCTTCGACCCCGGCTACGCCATCAACGGCACCACTACCACGTGGTTCCCGGGAATCACCCAAGGGTCGCTCGACATCGCCGACCTCAATGGCGACGGCCGGTTGGACTTGATCGTCGCCGAAGACAACTACGCCAACGACCCGCTCCAACCGGTGGGCATTGCGTGGTATGAAAACACCGGGGACCTCAACACCTTCACCCGCCACCTGGCCACCACCGGCCGGGCTCGCGAAGGTTTCATTCCCGGCGAAACCCGCCCCTACTGGTATGTCGCCGCGGGCGACCTCGACGGCGACGGCGACATCGACTTCGTCGCCAGCGGCGACAACACCCCCTCCGACGCCTTCGTCAACGACGGCCAGGGCAACTTCACCAAAGTGTGGGAATCGACCGCTCCGATCGACGGCGTGAGCCTCGTGCCGGTCATGCGTTCGCAATACCTCGTCGACCTCGATGACGACGGCCAACTCGACTACTTCGGCTACGGCAGCTACACCGCGATTTTCTTCGGCGACAACCTGGTCGAGCCGCCGGTGCGCTGCGAAGACCTCGTCGAAGAACTCATGGCCGAGCTCACCGATCTCGACGCGATGCTCACCCTCGCCACCGATCAAATCGCCGCGCTCAACCAGCAGCTCGCCGCGGCGGATGCCGACAACACGGACCTCACCGCCCAACTCGCCGCCGCCCAGAGCACCCTCGCCCAAGTCACCGCCGAACTCGACGCTCTTAACGCCGACCACACCGCATTGCAGGCCAACCATACCGACACCCTCGCCGAGCTCGCCTCCGCCAATACCAATCTCACGCAGCTCGACCAACGGTTGCAGTCGCTCAACGACACGCACGCCGCGCTCGTCGCCACTCACAACACTGCCCTCGCGGAAATCGCCGACCTCCAATCCGCCCTCGCCACCGCCCAGACCCGCATCAGCGACATGGAGGACGACGCCGCCGCCGTGGCCGCCGCCGTCACCTCGATCGAGGAGGCGCTGTCATATCGCATCGCCGCCGACTTCGTCATCCCCGGCGACACCGCCGATGAGAAACTCGCGGTCCTCGCCGAAGCCCTCGCCGACCTCAACCGCGGCCAACGCAAAGCACTGCTCAGGGACCTCGGCTATCGCAAAGCCAAGCCCCGCGACCGCGAGACCGGTCGACGCCAGAACCACGGGAACTGA
- a CDS encoding peptide ABC transporter substrate-binding protein: MPSPSLPTRGLLTGLGLLAVACALTACSRTAPADTARAENQILISVGLEPSSLDPHRNTGSSESSIISALWDPLVDWNADISAVEPAAAQSWEISPDGRTYTFHLDPRNRWSNGDPVTAQQWVESLIRFVTPSLAAELAVKAYPIVGVEDYFNGRTTDPSTLGIHAPDDHTLVLTLREPTAGFLGMLTAYPWLPVHFPSVRAAGDPYSLSTNFTRPGELVTNGPYKLTDWRPNQYVEVTRNPHYPREVEADSIRFFAIDSLDAEERAFRTGQLHLTNGVPSHKIAIYREANDPALRITPRVATSYISFNTTRPPFDDVRVRQAFSLALDRRQLADAVIRTGAPPSYAFVGPVPGHTPGTVLTESVTEARRLLAEAGYPDGAGFPSVEYLYNTNERNRQIGEAIQQMWKVNLGVDVTLHNQEWKVFLDSRQQQAFDLARGSWLPWTPEPIELYELMKGDSGTNNSGWVHADYDALYEEARRTVDPAAREALYHQMDAILAEEMPVIPYAYYAVTRLVDPRIDNWRQNILELTPWRLVGFKTTD; this comes from the coding sequence ATGCCTTCGCCGTCGCTGCCCACTCGCGGGCTTCTCACCGGACTCGGCCTGCTCGCAGTGGCCTGCGCCCTCACCGCTTGTTCCCGCACCGCGCCCGCCGACACCGCCCGCGCCGAAAATCAAATTCTCATCAGCGTTGGCCTCGAACCATCCTCGCTCGATCCGCATCGCAACACCGGCTCGTCCGAATCCTCCATCATCAGCGCGCTTTGGGATCCGCTCGTCGATTGGAACGCCGACATCTCCGCCGTCGAGCCCGCCGCCGCCCAGAGTTGGGAGATCTCGCCCGACGGCCGCACCTACACCTTCCACCTCGACCCGCGCAACCGCTGGTCCAACGGCGATCCCGTCACCGCCCAACAGTGGGTCGAGTCGCTCATCCGTTTTGTCACCCCATCCCTCGCCGCCGAACTCGCCGTCAAAGCTTACCCCATCGTCGGCGTGGAGGACTATTTCAACGGTCGCACCACCGACCCTTCCACCCTCGGCATCCACGCGCCCGACGACCACACGCTCGTGCTCACCCTGCGCGAACCCACCGCCGGATTCCTCGGCATGCTCACCGCCTACCCGTGGTTGCCCGTGCACTTTCCCAGCGTGCGCGCCGCCGGCGATCCCTACAGCCTGAGCACCAACTTCACCCGCCCCGGCGAACTCGTCACCAACGGCCCCTACAAACTCACCGATTGGCGGCCCAACCAATACGTCGAAGTCACGCGCAACCCGCACTACCCGCGCGAGGTGGAAGCCGACTCGATTCGCTTCTTCGCCATCGACAGCCTCGACGCCGAGGAGCGCGCCTTCCGCACCGGCCAACTCCACCTCACCAACGGCGTGCCCAGCCACAAGATCGCCATCTATCGCGAGGCCAACGATCCCGCCCTGCGCATCACGCCGCGTGTCGCCACCAGTTACATTTCCTTCAACACCACCCGCCCACCCTTCGACGATGTGCGCGTGCGTCAGGCCTTTTCCCTCGCCCTCGATCGCCGCCAACTCGCCGACGCCGTCATCCGCACCGGCGCCCCGCCGTCCTACGCTTTCGTCGGTCCCGTCCCCGGTCACACCCCGGGCACCGTGCTCACCGAATCCGTGACCGAGGCCCGCCGTCTTCTCGCCGAGGCTGGCTACCCCGACGGGGCCGGTTTTCCCTCCGTCGAATACCTCTACAACACCAACGAGCGCAACCGACAGATCGGCGAAGCCATTCAGCAAATGTGGAAGGTAAACCTCGGCGTCGACGTCACCCTGCACAACCAGGAGTGGAAGGTCTTCCTCGACTCCCGCCAGCAACAGGCCTTCGACCTCGCCCGCGGTTCCTGGCTGCCGTGGACCCCCGAACCCATCGAGCTCTACGAACTCATGAAGGGCGACAGCGGCACCAACAATTCCGGCTGGGTCCACGCCGACTACGACGCCCTCTACGAAGAGGCCCGCCGCACCGTCGACCCCGCCGCCCGCGAAGCGCTCTACCACCAGATGGACGCCATCCTCGCCGAAGAGATGCCGGTCATCCCCTACGCCTACTACGCCGTCACGCGCCTGGTGGATCCGCGCATCGACAACTGGCGCCAGAACATCCTCGAACTCACGCCCTGGCGCCTCGTCGGCTTCAAGACCACCGACTGA
- a CDS encoding PAS domain-containing hybrid sensor histidine kinase/response regulator produces MSATPPAADRARSSLLASALIAAGVGGAVGAVLSGLNQTSAVGIVLTALGSAAVTAAAVVWAVRRDRHTTTATTDNVSEQPTTLTTRERDMLLGLLQHVDDRIYFKDRDSRFVLVSRSLARAFGLKSSFAAIGKTDFDFFDTDHAQRAFDDERRIMETGEAVRGQIEKETWTGGEPTWGLTTKIPLYDDVGNVIGTCGITKDVTQLKKTEEQLGQARDEALKASKAKSEFLANMSHELRTPMNGVIGMSELLLDTDLQPRQREFAETIQSSADALLHVINEILDFSKIESGKLRFETIDFDLVETAESTIDMFIEAASRKGIELACEVPADVPRALRGDPVRLRQILSNLINNAIKFTAQGEVVVRFTAESADDTHVTLGCMVSDTGLGISPEQQAVLFQPFVQADSSTTRRFGGTGLGLAIVRQLVEMMGGAVSLRSRVGEGSTFGFTARFEKQQGPAKTPPALYHRHLFDLRVLIVDDNATNRQILRHQLHAWKIHRDCAENGEEALYQLRQAAAQNRPYHLALLDMQMPNMDGLELAHHIRRDPALADLRLIILSSLNHDYDPDAEAEAQISAHLVKPVKQAQLLDTLVSVLGDLSQPAADAPDDDSASADARRPSSLDTDPTGPTGSLHLALAEDNPVNRRVAVAQLRRLGHRVSVAEDGRELLRLLAGSRHEIVFLDCQMPEMDGYEAAREIRRREADGSATWPTPLHIIAMTAHALHGDRERCLAAGMNDYVAKPVKVAELRKALDTARQASRIHG; encoded by the coding sequence ATGTCTGCAACCCCTCCTGCCGCCGACCGTGCGCGGTCCTCACTCCTCGCGTCTGCCCTCATCGCGGCCGGCGTTGGCGGTGCCGTGGGTGCAGTCCTCAGTGGCCTAAACCAGACGTCCGCCGTCGGCATCGTGCTCACCGCGCTCGGCAGCGCCGCCGTCACCGCCGCCGCCGTGGTCTGGGCCGTGCGGCGTGATCGCCATACAACCACCGCCACCACCGACAACGTTTCCGAGCAACCCACCACGCTCACCACCCGCGAGCGCGACATGCTCCTCGGCCTGCTCCAACACGTCGACGATCGCATCTACTTCAAAGACCGCGACTCGCGCTTCGTCCTCGTCAGCCGCTCCCTCGCCCGCGCCTTCGGCCTCAAATCGTCCTTCGCCGCCATCGGCAAAACCGACTTCGATTTCTTCGACACCGATCACGCCCAACGCGCCTTCGACGACGAACGCCGCATCATGGAAACCGGCGAAGCCGTGCGCGGGCAGATCGAGAAAGAAACCTGGACCGGCGGCGAACCCACCTGGGGCCTCACCACCAAGATCCCCCTCTACGACGACGTGGGCAACGTCATCGGCACCTGCGGCATCACCAAGGACGTCACCCAACTCAAGAAAACCGAGGAACAACTCGGCCAGGCCCGCGACGAAGCCCTCAAAGCCAGCAAGGCCAAGAGCGAATTCCTCGCCAACATGAGCCACGAGCTACGCACGCCCATGAACGGCGTCATCGGCATGAGCGAGCTCCTCCTCGATACCGACCTGCAACCCCGCCAACGCGAGTTCGCCGAGACCATCCAATCCTCCGCCGACGCCCTGCTGCACGTCATCAACGAGATCCTCGATTTCTCCAAAATCGAGTCCGGCAAACTTCGTTTCGAGACCATCGACTTCGACCTCGTGGAGACCGCCGAGTCCACCATCGACATGTTTATCGAGGCCGCCTCCCGCAAGGGCATCGAACTCGCCTGCGAGGTCCCGGCCGACGTTCCGCGCGCCCTCCGCGGCGACCCCGTGCGCCTGCGCCAGATCCTCTCCAACCTCATCAACAACGCCATCAAGTTCACCGCCCAGGGCGAGGTCGTCGTGCGCTTCACCGCCGAGTCCGCAGACGACACCCACGTCACTCTCGGCTGCATGGTGAGCGACACCGGCCTGGGCATCAGCCCCGAACAACAGGCCGTGTTGTTCCAACCCTTCGTGCAGGCCGACAGTTCCACCACCCGCCGCTTCGGCGGCACCGGCCTCGGCCTCGCCATCGTGCGCCAATTGGTCGAAATGATGGGCGGCGCCGTTTCCCTCCGCAGCCGCGTCGGCGAAGGCTCCACCTTTGGCTTCACCGCCCGCTTCGAGAAACAGCAGGGCCCCGCCAAAACGCCCCCCGCGCTCTATCACCGCCACCTCTTCGATCTGCGCGTCCTCATCGTCGACGACAACGCCACCAACCGCCAGATCCTCCGCCATCAACTGCACGCCTGGAAGATCCACCGCGACTGCGCCGAGAACGGCGAGGAGGCCCTCTACCAACTGCGCCAGGCCGCCGCCCAAAACCGTCCCTACCATCTCGCGCTGCTCGACATGCAGATGCCCAATATGGACGGACTCGAGCTCGCCCATCACATCCGCCGCGACCCCGCCCTCGCCGACCTGCGCCTCATCATCCTTTCGTCGCTCAACCACGACTACGATCCCGACGCCGAGGCCGAGGCCCAGATCAGCGCCCACCTCGTTAAACCCGTCAAACAGGCGCAACTGCTCGACACCCTCGTGTCCGTGCTCGGCGACCTCTCGCAACCCGCCGCCGATGCGCCCGACGACGACTCCGCCAGCGCCGACGCGCGCCGCCCCTCCTCGCTCGACACCGACCCCACCGGCCCCACCGGCAGCCTCCACCTCGCCCTCGCCGAAGACAACCCCGTCAACCGCCGTGTAGCGGTCGCACAACTACGCCGCCTCGGTCACCGCGTGTCCGTCGCCGAAGACGGCCGGGAGCTGCTCCGTCTGCTCGCCGGCAGCCGCCACGAGATCGTGTTTCTCGATTGCCAGATGCCCGAAATGGACGGCTACGAAGCCGCCCGCGAAATCCGCCGCCGCGAAGCCGACGGCAGCGCCACCTGGCCCACCCCGTTGCACATCATCGCCATGACCGCGCACGCCCTCCACGGCGACCGCGAGCGTTGCCTCGCCGCCGGCATGAATGACTACGTGGCCAAACCCGTCAAAGTCGCCGAGCTGCGCAAGGCCCTCGACACCGCGCGCCAGGCCAGCCGCATCCACGGCTGA
- a CDS encoding immunoglobulin domain-containing protein → MFPTKASGLLPLLLLCIGLAAPQVAIAQEDPIVPRIVAYPANQSVIAGTSLRLSVSLPPFVYASGYQWRKDGIAIEGATRSSLTVSAIQPTDAGSYDCVVTTSDGEELHHPAAHVDVLTGVLPYTISPSYSIELREGGRLSLVGGARGEPPFTYQWLKNGTEIPGATSSSYSKSSVTRSDQGLYQVRATNAHGSALLNLCNITVVPAIPLNVLGHPATLVVHSEMPHPIYPEQSIGDLNGPLRLRDRSLVFQAGPSLMMWSNDQLSVLATRYDADPAGLAVEDLHAWSEPDNGDVYFIANPSASVMAVHRWRAGAVDTIARTGDLAPNGETYASFSHVAARDGTLLFVGETSGPNGNSTHVFRQINGGPVHTLLAAGTELPGPTGPFATILWDYPPSFDGEHFVAWMQDAAGNGGLFALSSFGQIQTFLDFTSTDYGSVLSMTDVEGDEVIASTWWNGRPDFRFNAAGELLGVTDGPLYNDTQRLAILSPGRYLRIGSRNIELHAGSASVPVVSRGGSYLGATGEVIATDADAQDGEVALLLQQPSFERPEYLIGIIRPVPASATPLMTHSPVSQWVEPGKSIVLSAFASGGGLTWQWFKDGQPIDSPTANALPITNITAADLGNYSVVATNTFGEATSDTATLSWLDAPSSPPRLLAEPADQIRLAGSQFVIQVPFDPGVGTGAIAYAWYYNGQKIRGAYGLSVDSAQPYIGGTYRFEITTEHGTVSSREFTITDATPPWPDLPEEFEIQDFTYIDGIARFTVPTIPAHTYETQFTTDLTGEWQSLGTFIAQDYTTTRAYAMNVETQLFFRVRAALPTD, encoded by the coding sequence ATGTTCCCCACCAAGGCCTCCGGCCTGCTCCCCCTGCTGCTCCTGTGCATCGGCTTGGCTGCGCCCCAAGTCGCCATCGCCCAGGAGGACCCCATCGTCCCTCGGATCGTCGCCTACCCGGCCAACCAATCGGTCATCGCCGGCACCAGCCTCCGTCTGTCCGTATCGCTGCCGCCCTTTGTCTACGCCAGTGGCTACCAATGGCGCAAAGACGGCATCGCGATCGAAGGCGCGACCCGCTCCAGCCTCACCGTCTCCGCGATCCAGCCGACCGATGCCGGCAGCTACGATTGTGTGGTCACCACGAGTGACGGCGAGGAACTCCATCACCCCGCCGCCCACGTCGATGTGCTGACGGGAGTCCTGCCCTACACCATCTCCCCCTCCTACTCGATCGAACTTCGCGAAGGTGGCCGACTCTCCCTCGTCGGCGGCGCCCGCGGTGAACCGCCCTTCACCTACCAGTGGTTGAAAAACGGGACAGAGATCCCCGGCGCCACCAGTTCCAGTTACAGCAAAAGCAGCGTGACGCGCTCCGATCAGGGACTCTATCAGGTTCGCGCCACCAACGCCCACGGCAGCGCCCTCCTAAACCTCTGCAACATCACCGTCGTTCCAGCCATTCCACTCAACGTGCTGGGGCACCCCGCCACCTTGGTGGTGCACAGCGAGATGCCCCACCCAATCTATCCGGAGCAGTCGATCGGCGACCTGAATGGCCCGCTCCGCTTGCGCGATAGGTCGCTCGTTTTCCAAGCCGGTCCGAGCTTGATGATGTGGTCGAACGATCAGCTCTCCGTCCTCGCCACCCGCTACGACGCTGACCCTGCCGGCCTCGCCGTGGAAGACCTGCACGCTTGGTCGGAACCAGACAACGGCGACGTCTATTTCATCGCCAACCCGAGCGCGTCCGTCATGGCGGTCCATCGCTGGCGGGCCGGCGCGGTCGACACGATTGCTCGCACCGGCGACCTCGCGCCCAACGGTGAGACCTACGCTTCCTTCAGCCACGTGGCCGCCCGCGATGGCACCCTTCTGTTTGTCGGTGAGACCTCCGGTCCGAACGGTAACTCCACCCATGTATTCCGGCAGATCAACGGCGGCCCCGTCCATACGCTGCTCGCCGCCGGCACCGAGCTGCCGGGCCCGACCGGCCCTTTCGCCACGATTCTTTGGGATTACCCGCCGAGCTTCGACGGCGAACACTTTGTCGCGTGGATGCAGGACGCGGCCGGCAACGGCGGTCTATTCGCCCTCAGCTCGTTCGGCCAGATTCAGACCTTTCTCGACTTCACCTCAACCGACTACGGCAGCGTGCTCAGCATGACGGACGTCGAAGGCGATGAAGTGATCGCCAGCACGTGGTGGAATGGCCGCCCGGACTTTCGCTTTAACGCCGCCGGCGAACTCCTCGGTGTAACCGATGGGCCACTCTACAACGACACCCAACGGCTCGCCATCCTCTCGCCCGGCCGCTACCTGCGCATCGGCTCCCGCAACATCGAGCTTCACGCGGGCTCGGCCTCCGTTCCGGTGGTGTCCCGCGGTGGCTCTTACTTAGGCGCGACCGGCGAAGTGATCGCGACCGACGCCGATGCCCAGGACGGCGAAGTCGCGCTCCTACTGCAACAGCCGTCCTTCGAACGACCCGAATACCTCATCGGGATCATCCGTCCTGTCCCCGCAAGCGCCACACCCCTCATGACCCATTCACCGGTCAGCCAATGGGTCGAACCCGGTAAATCCATCGTGCTGTCCGCCTTTGCCTCCGGCGGCGGCCTCACCTGGCAATGGTTCAAAGACGGACAGCCCATCGACTCTCCCACCGCGAACGCTCTGCCGATCACGAACATCACCGCCGCCGACCTCGGCAACTACTCCGTCGTCGCGACCAATACATTCGGAGAGGCCACCAGCGACACCGCGACCCTCAGTTGGCTCGACGCTCCGTCATCCCCACCGCGACTGCTCGCCGAACCGGCCGACCAAATCCGCCTGGCTGGCTCGCAGTTCGTGATTCAAGTCCCCTTCGATCCCGGGGTCGGCACCGGCGCGATCGCCTACGCGTGGTATTACAACGGTCAAAAAATCCGCGGTGCGTATGGGCTTTCGGTGGACTCTGCGCAGCCCTACATCGGCGGCACCTACCGCTTCGAGATCACCACCGAGCACGGCACGGTCTCCTCCCGCGAGTTCACCATCACCGATGCCACTCCGCCTTGGCCGGATCTGCCGGAGGAGTTCGAAATCCAAGACTTCACCTACATCGACGGCATCGCGCGTTTCACCGTGCCCACCATTCCGGCCCACACTTACGAAACACAGTTCACCACCGACCTCACCGGCGAGTGGCAGTCCCTCGGCACCTTCATCGCCCAAGACTACACCACCACGCGCGCCTACGCGATGAACGTCGAGACGCAGCTCTTTTTCCGCGTCCGAGCCGCCCTGCCCACCGATTGA
- a CDS encoding TonB-dependent receptor, whose protein sequence is MKTLSRIFPLVAILASPALLSGQTTEPVIEVPAYEVVTTRLTTTNASPTTDVFLDATAAPAEFALPALAEQFAGFSVASNQARSFTDNFSIRGLTNTPIFGAPAVTVYLDDLPLGAGFTFPSDLTGFARAELLRGPGAGTRFGRSGPGGILLLSTPASPATATGSLTLAAGEHGRRTATLTGASAAGGTTDAYAAATWSERDGYVRNTTIDQDVDPQETLSALARFRYRPTDTTELTLFLNALRARDGAQPLVPLFGPFDTVQRSAEGVTEVDTFNTALTAAFELPTGRLTATTGFSHWDMGPYNNTLDFGFAELGNGSTLKQRNLSEEIIYTAGADSPAAWRVGLFANDGRTNGSFIRAFGPQIFEESSYQFDTLDLAAFGEATFQTSDALAITVGLRLVKTEMDSVRTEVIPVPQVTPAEHKSDAILPHLDLRYDLGANTTAFANVAMGYKTGGFSAFTGNAVLAPYDAEYTTAYEAGLTTTTADGKFSATLRAYLYDIDDYQIERSFATGTNQADDYLVVNADTARSIGGEIELAWHPLEGLDLTAAYGRTDATLTGFTDPYAGDVYDDNRVPYVPTYDASLRLDYRHASGVFVGASLTATGKTYYTEAEDPTFAQDRYTLIGARLGYATARYRIQIVGTNLGDEDYYSAITPGTFHGTPGAPRSIFGELTLRF, encoded by the coding sequence ATGAAAACCCTCTCCCGCATCTTCCCCTTAGTTGCGATCCTCGCCTCGCCCGCGCTCCTGTCCGGGCAGACGACCGAGCCCGTCATCGAGGTGCCGGCCTACGAAGTGGTCACCACCCGGCTCACCACCACCAACGCCAGTCCCACGACCGACGTCTTCCTCGACGCCACCGCTGCGCCCGCCGAGTTCGCCCTCCCGGCCCTCGCCGAGCAATTCGCCGGCTTCTCCGTCGCGTCCAACCAGGCCCGTTCCTTCACCGACAATTTCTCCATCCGCGGCCTCACCAACACCCCCATCTTCGGCGCCCCCGCAGTCACCGTCTACCTCGACGACCTGCCCCTCGGCGCAGGCTTCACCTTCCCGTCCGACCTCACCGGCTTCGCCCGCGCCGAACTCCTCCGCGGCCCCGGCGCCGGCACCCGCTTCGGCCGCTCCGGTCCCGGCGGCATCCTGCTCCTCTCCACCCCGGCCTCGCCCGCCACCGCCACCGGCAGCCTCACCCTCGCCGCCGGTGAACACGGCCGCCGCACCGCCACCCTCACCGGCGCTTCCGCCGCTGGCGGCACGACCGACGCCTACGCCGCCGCCACCTGGAGCGAACGCGACGGCTACGTGCGCAACACCACCATCGACCAGGACGTCGATCCGCAGGAAACCCTCAGCGCCCTCGCCCGCTTCCGCTACCGTCCGACCGACACCACCGAACTCACCCTCTTTCTCAACGCCTTGCGCGCCCGCGACGGCGCCCAGCCGCTCGTGCCGCTCTTCGGCCCCTTCGACACCGTGCAACGCTCCGCCGAGGGCGTGACCGAGGTCGACACCTTCAACACCGCCCTCACCGCCGCCTTCGAGCTGCCCACCGGTCGCCTCACCGCCACCACCGGCTTCAGCCACTGGGACATGGGCCCCTACAACAACACCCTCGACTTCGGTTTCGCCGAGCTCGGCAACGGCTCCACCCTCAAACAGCGTAACCTCTCCGAGGAGATCATCTACACCGCCGGCGCCGACAGCCCTGCCGCCTGGCGCGTCGGTCTCTTCGCCAACGACGGTCGCACCAACGGCTCCTTCATCCGCGCCTTCGGCCCGCAGATTTTTGAAGAGTCCAGCTACCAATTCGACACCCTCGACCTCGCCGCCTTTGGCGAAGCCACCTTCCAAACCAGCGACGCCCTCGCCATCACCGTCGGCCTGCGCCTCGTGAAGACCGAGATGGACAGCGTCCGCACCGAAGTCATCCCCGTGCCGCAGGTCACCCCGGCCGAACACAAGTCCGACGCCATCCTGCCCCACCTCGACCTGCGCTACGACCTCGGCGCCAACACCACCGCCTTCGCCAACGTCGCCATGGGCTACAAGACCGGCGGCTTCTCCGCCTTCACCGGCAACGCCGTGCTCGCCCCCTACGACGCCGAATACACCACCGCCTACGAAGCCGGCCTCACCACCACCACCGCCGACGGCAAATTTTCCGCCACCCTCCGCGCCTACCTCTACGACATCGACGATTACCAGATCGAACGCTCCTTCGCCACCGGCACCAACCAGGCCGACGACTACCTCGTGGTCAACGCCGACACCGCCCGATCCATCGGCGGCGAAATCGAACTCGCCTGGCACCCGCTCGAGGGCCTCGACCTGACCGCCGCCTACGGCCGCACCGACGCCACCCTCACCGGCTTTACCGATCCCTACGCCGGCGACGTCTACGACGACAACCGCGTGCCCTACGTGCCCACCTACGACGCCTCCCTGCGCCTCGACTACCGTCACGCCAGCGGCGTCTTCGTCGGCGCCAGCCTCACCGCCACCGGCAAGACCTACTACACCGAGGCCGAAGATCCCACCTTCGCCCAGGACCGCTACACCCTCATCGGCGCGCGCCTCGGCTACGCCACCGCCCGCTACCGTATTCAGATTGTGGGCACCAACCTCGGTGACGAGGATTACTACAGCGCCATCACCCCCGGCACCTTCCACGGCACCCCCGGCGCCCCCCGCAGCATCTTCGGCGAACTCACCCTGCGCTTCTGA